The Streptomyces hundungensis genome contains the following window.
TCCTTCCTGGTCGGCGCGGTCGCCTCGCCGCTCGTCGGCATCGCCGGTGAGGCGACGGCCGTGCCCATGGCCGTGGTCCAGCTCGCCTCGGCCGTCGCGGCCCTGCTCTGCTTCCTGCTCCTGTGCCGGCCCTGGCAGCGCGAGCACCAGTCGCCCAGCTCGGCGTCCGGCGGCCCCGCGCCGCAAAAGTAGACTCCTGCCGGTGAACCACTCCCTTCCCGTCCCGGACGTACTGCGCTCGGCCCTGGCCGGACTGCTCGACGGGCTGCCGCCGTCGGCGACCGCCGGCGCCGTCGACCGGCTGATCTCCCACTACCGCGGGGTCGTCCCCACCCACGCCCCGGTGCTGCGGGACCGCTCCGATGTCGCCGCCTACGCCGCGTACCGGATGCCCGCCACGTTCGAGGCGGTGCGCTCCGCGCTCGGCGCGTTCCGGGACGCGGCCGGAACGTGGACCCCCGCCACGCACACCGACATCGGTGGCGGCACGGGTTCGGCGAGCTGGGCGGTGGCCGAGGCGTGGCAGGACGTGCCGACCTCCGTGGCGACGACCGTCCTCGACTGGGCGGAGCCCGCGCTCGCCATCGGCCGTGAACTCGCCGAGGCCTCCGGACTCCCCGGACTGCGCACCGCCCGCTGGCAGCGCGCCCGCATCGGCTCGGCCCTCACCCTGGACGGCGCGGACCTCGTCACCGTCTCCTACGTCCTGAACGAGCTCACCCCGAGGACCGCCGCGCCCTGGTGGACGCGGCGGCCGCCGCGGCGACTGGCGCCGTCGTCATCGTGGAGCCCGGCACTCCCGACGGCTATGCCCGCATCATCGAGGCACGTGACCGGCTCATCGCGGCCGGCCTGCACATCGCCGCGCCCTGCCCGCACAGCGCGGCCTGCCCCATCGAGCCCGGCACCGACTGGTGTCACTTCTCGGCCCGGGTCAGCCGCTCCTCGCTGCACCGTCAGGTCAAGGGCGGCTCCCTCGCGTACGAGGACGAGAAGTTCAGCTATCTCGCCGCCACCCGTTTCCCGCCGGAGCCCGCCGCGGCGCGGGTGATCCGGCGGCCCCAGATCCGCAAGGGGCAGGTGCTGCTCGAACTCTGCACCGCGCAGGAGCAGTTGCGCCGTGAGACGGTCAGCAAGCGGCACGGCACGCTGTATCGCGCGGCCCGGGATGCCGAGTGGGGCGACTCCTGGCCGCCCCACCCCGCAGAGCCGGCCTCCTAGTCAGGAACGCAGTTCCTGCGTACAGCACTTCACGCTGCCGCCTCCCTTGAGCAGCTCGCCCAGGTCCATGCCGATCGGCTCGTAGCCCCGCGCGCGCAGCGGGTCGAAGAGGCCGATGGCACCCTGGGGGAGCAGCACATGGCGGCCGTCGCTCACCGCGTTGAGCCCGAGGGCGGCCGCGTCCGGCTCCTCGGCGATCAACGCGTGCGGGAACAGTCTGGACAGCACGGCCTGACTGCCGGGTGAGAAGGCGGCCGGGTAGTACATGATCTCGTCGGCCGCGTCGTCCAGGACGCACAGGGCCGTGTCCAGGTGGTAGTAGCGGGGGTCGACCAGGTCGAGGCCGATGACCGGGCGGCCGAAGAACTCCTGGGCCTCGTCGTGCGAGAGCGGGCTGGAACGGAAGCCGCGCCCGGCGAGCAGATAGGAGGCCGTGACGGCGAAGTCGCCCTCGCCCTCGTTGATGTGGGACGGCTCGTGGACGGTGGTGAAGCCGTGGGCGCGGAACCACGCGAGGTGGACCGCGGCCTCCGCCGCGCGTTCCGGATGCGCGAAGCGGGCGCCGAGCACCCGGCTGTCGATCACGGTGGCTCCGTTGGCGGCGAAGACCATGTCGGGCAGGTCGGGTCGGGGGTCGAGGAGCTCGACGGTGTGGCCGAGCGCGCGGTAGCGGTCGCGCAGGTCCTCCCACTGGGCCAGGGCCAGCGGCAGGTCGACGGGCTTTTCGGGGTCCATCCAGGGATTGATGGAGTACGTGACCTTGAAGTGTGCCGGTGGGCACATCAAATAGCGCCGGGGTCGGGCGGTTCTCTGCGTATGGAGGTCACGGGTCGCACGAGGCAATGAAGGCTCCTCACGGGAGACTTGGGCCGCACGGGCGTGCAG
Protein-coding sequences here:
- the ddaH gene encoding dimethylargininase, whose product is MGWTRLHARAAQVSREEPSLPRATRDLHTQRTARPRRYLMCPPAHFKVTYSINPWMDPEKPVDLPLALAQWEDLRDRYRALGHTVELLDPRPDLPDMVFAANGATVIDSRVLGARFAHPERAAEAAVHLAWFRAHGFTTVHEPSHINEGEGDFAVTASYLLAGRGFRSSPLSHDEAQEFFGRPVIGLDLVDPRYYHLDTALCVLDDAADEIMYYPAAFSPGSQAVLSRLFPHALIAEEPDAAALGLNAVSDGRHVLLPQGAIGLFDPLRARGYEPIGMDLGELLKGGGSVKCCTQELRS